Within the Mus caroli chromosome 10, CAROLI_EIJ_v1.1, whole genome shotgun sequence genome, the region cctggaagtcccctctccagctccatttgttttctgaggcagctCTTGCCATGTAGACTTCCTCCTCGGCCTGTGAGCTGGGAACGGCCACATGCAGCCCTCGTACTCTCTCACTTCTGTGGTGGTTAGTGAGTCTCTGCCATCGTCCCTACGCTGTGTCTGAGTCATTCATGAAGCCCTGTGTACAGAACACACCTTTCCCCATAAGGATCTGCTGTGGTCGCCCTTGCCGGCAGGGCTCACCTTCCTCTGGCCTTACTTGGCAGTTACTGTGTGTGAGTGAGATCCTGCTGGCTGTGAGTGAAGGATGGCCTTGTGTCGTCCTCTCCACCCCTGGAGTGTCCTGTGAGTCTCTTACTGTTACAGAATCGTTTGCTTGTTTATCTTGTCTCTCAACTCATTTCCACTCCTGAGCACAGGAAGTGAGTCTTACACCTGACCTGAAAATGCTCTGCCCAAAAAGATCTATCCTTGATTGTGAGCCCTGGATCTCTGCTCCTAGAATCTGCTTGCAGGTTTCATTGGCTTCATAATTACTGGATCCAGGCTCTCAGCTCTTGCTAATCCCCTTGTGTCCCTTTTGCCCCTACTGTCCCTTCTAGGCGCCTCATTGTGAGCATGCCTTCTGCAACGCCTGCATCACCCAATGGTTCTCTCAGCAGCAGACGTGTCCGGTAGACCGTAGCGTTGTCACGGTTGCCCACCTGCGCCCAGTACCTCGGATCATGCGGAACATGTTGTCAAAGCTACAGATTGCCTGTGACAACGCTGTGTTTGGCTGCAGTGCTGTTGTCAGGCTTGACAACCTCATGTCCCACCTCAGTGACTGTGAGCACAACCCGAAGCGGCCTGTGACCTGTGAGCAGGGCTGTGGGTGAGATTCCTCCTTCCACTCTGTTCAGACATGGGCCTTCCTGGCTGCACTCCTGTAGGCAAGGAACACTCCTGACCTTCTTGGCTCCCTGCCCACAGATCTCCACTTTCCAACTACGATCATTTTGCTCTCTTGTTAGCAGAAAGAGGACAGCAGTGCAGTGACCTCTGCTAGCACTGAAGGCCGCGGTGCTTTATTTCTCCAGGCCCATACACTGTCGGGCTGCCTACACCAGTCTTGCGCCTCTCGTGTTCCCTTGTGCCCTATTTTCTGTCTGTGAAGTGGGAAGTATTAAATTAAACACTGATCCTTTGAGCAGCGATGTAGGCCTCCTCATAAAGGAATGTGTGCAGGTAGACGTCAAAAGAGGAGCCTGAGAGACACACAGCAATTTCCCTCTTAATTCAGGATGGCTCCTAAGATGAGGGCTGGCTCTTAAAGGCACAAGAGGAGAATCCGTGGCAGGGTGTGTGCTGGGCATGTGCTGccagctcagttggcagagtgctttccTAGTCTGCATAGCTGGCTCTGTCTTGAGCACCTCGGGAGCAGCCAGCATGGTGATCACacccataaccccagcactggaaggtggaggaaggagagcagaCATTCAAAGTCATTCTTAGCACACgttagaggacagcctggcctaAGTAAGGCCTTTatcagtgccccccccccatgctgtTTTGTGGGTAAAAGTTCTATATAAGGGCAAAGAGAATGTTTGGAAAAATTGAAGAAAGGGAGGCCTGGAAAGATTGTTAGAGTATGAGTTGCAGAAAGCTCACTCAGCAGTTTTCTGTCACAGAATAAGCCATGAGCTTATAATGTCCCCTCGAATAGCCTGTTCTGCTCTTGTCTCATTCTGGACTGCAGCCTGGAGATGCCCAAAGATGAACTGCCAAACCACAATTGCATTAAGCACCTGCGCTCGGTGGTCCAGCAGCAGCAGACGCGCATCGCAGAGCTGGAGAAGACCTCGGCTGAACACAAGCACCAGCTGGCAGAGCAGGTGGGGCCCGGGAAATGAGGGGGGCATGTTCTCCTGGTGAAGAATCTCCGCCAGTGCCAGACACCACAGCCTGTGTCCTGCTCCGTCTGCAGTTTAGTAGGGAGCCCGTTGGACCTGTCTGCCCTCACTTCCCTTCATGTCCTTCACCCATTCAGTCACCTGACATATGGACTgccttctcttgtttgtttgtttatttttccaagacagggtttctctgtatagttttggctgtcttggaactcactctgcagtccaATCTGGCCTTGTATtctgaaatccacctgtctctgcctcccaagtactaggattaaagttgtgtgccaccactgcccagcgtggAGTGCCTTCTTCATGAAACCATTTTGCTGTCTTTCCCCTGTGTTCCTGAAGAAGCTTGTAGTGTGCTGTTCCTCAGATCTCTCATTCTCAGGCCTACTGTTTGGCTAAAGTGTCCTCTCTGGTTCTCTTTCCACCCCACAGAAGCGAGACATTCAGCTGCTGAAGGCATATATGCGAGCCATTCGCAGTGTCAACCCCAACCTTCAGAACCTGGAGGAGACAATCGAATACAACGAGATCCTCGAGTGAGTGTCACTCGGTGTGGagtcaggggtgggggcagggccagagagaagagcaagagagaccCTCACTCCAACCAGGCTTGCTCTTCACTGGGGTGGATGGCGGGGAGTCCTGGCTGAAGATGGAGTTTGTCCAGAACTAGCTGGGGACCACCATGCTCCTAGCATGTACTGAGAGCTTAGGGGTACTCAGGAGCAAACAGGGGTAGCTTAGCACTCGGAGGAGAGGGCAGAGTGTACATCCAGGAAAGTCTGTAAAATCCAGCAAGACCAAGCAAGTGAGCAAGGGAAGTGTAAGACCATGTAAGACCCTGTCCATTTGGAGGCCTGTGTAGTTGGTAGACCAGACAGTGAGTGTGGAGTGGAGAGGAATAGGCCCGAGGACCACAGTGTAGAAGGCATTTCTTCCTTCAGGAAAGTCTGGCAGTTGCTGTGTGGTAGGCACCATGCATGCATTGGGACTTCAAAGAATAACAGCCTAGACTCAGGGATTGAGGATGGTGAGTGATGTGACGTGAAGTGAATAGCAGGCCCAACTAGAGGAGGATTTGGGTTTTCTGGACCAATGCTGGAAAGAAAGTCAGGTGGCCTGCAGAGTGGAGGTCATCTCTGAGGAGAAAAAGccaaagcagagaaaggcaggagcTGGCGTGACCATCCCAACCCCTCCACAGGTGGGTGAACTCCCTGCAGCCGGCAAGGGTGACCCGTTGGGGGGGCATGATCTCCACTCCTGATGCTGTGCTCCAGGCTGTCATCAAGCGCTCCCTCGTGGAAAGTGGCTGCCCGGCCTCCATCGTCAACGAGCTGATTGAAAATGCCCATGAACGCAGCTGGCCCCAGGGTCTGGCCACACTAGAGACAAGACAGATGAACCGGCGCTACTATGAGAACTACGTGGCCAAGCGCATCCCTGGCAAGCAGGCTGTAGTGGTGATGGCCTGTGAGAACCAGCACATGGGGGACGACATGGTGCAGGAGCCAGGGCTCGTCATGATATTTGCGCATGGTGTGGAGGAGATATAAGAGCGTAACTGGCTATCAGGAAGAGGTAGAGTTGGAAAACCCATTGCTCCAGCAGCTGAGCCCTGACTTCTCCCACAGCCCTTATGCCACGGCTTGTACCTGAGCCACGTACTCCCTGCTTCTGGCATGAAGGACTTTGGGGCACTTAGCTCAGCCTTTCAGTGGAGAACCCAGATTCCTGCCTTTTGCTATATTCTTTCCCCCACAATGTCTGTAAATTTTCAGTCAGGGTGGAGAAAtccccacttctgtattttcctgaCTAAGATCCCCTGGTTCCCAAATATTTTCAGAAAGCACAAAGAAATTTGTTTTCCCTAGAGGATCAGGGTGGAGTGAGGCATTTCTAATTGTCTATCTCTTCTAAAACCAGGGAGTCCCAGCAGGCAGGAGTCCCAGCAGGCAGGCTTGCTGAAGTCACGCAGCATTGAGAGCTGCTCTGAGGAGCCAGCACCTGGCAGAAGGGCTGAGGGTGTAGCCCAAACCCTCTAACCAGTGAGGCCAAAGCCTGGTCCTCACACGCATCCCTGTCCAGGCCGCTGTGAAGGTGCAGGCCTTGCTGGGTGTGCAGGGTGGCCCCTGTGAGGGAGCACAGGGTGGGTTGCTGAAATGTTGCTGAACTCTTTCCTACACGTTTCATAattagggaagggaaggaaggggtgggcGTGAGAGCACTGGTGTTCATACACTCAGCAGGAAGCTGCTGTCTGGCTCTGCTGATCCAGGACGGCACTGCCTCAAGAGGGTGTCTGTGTTGGCTCGGTGGCCCCTCTTCAGCCCTGTGATTGCAGTTAGCTTGATTTcctttggtgttgtttgtttatatttccaggTCACAAACCCCATCTGTTACCCAGTCTTGTTTTCATAGGATGGACTGGCTGTGTCTCTCTGATCTAGCCCAGCCACATTGTTggcaaattaatttatttacttttttttaaagaaaggagaaaagaaaaaaacatcaagaaaacttAAAACCTTTCTTATGCCCTTTCTTTGGTTGTTCCCATTGTGGGGTTTGGGTAGGGTGGGGCTGGTAAGGTCTGTTTCATATGTTTCCTTTTCAGCATGAGCTCTGGTCTGATACCTGCTCTGACCCTCCCCTCCATCACCCTGCAGGAGTTTTGGCTGTGGCAGTCCAGCATTGATGCCTGTAACCCATGAAGAAATTTGTTCCCTGACCCTTTAGGTCTCCTTGTGAAACCCTAGAATTAACTGGCTGGCACATGTGTTTTGAAGGTGACTCTTCCATGTTTCCTGAGGAAACTTCCTGTTTATCTGGGTTCTAACCTTCACCAGCCAAGTGGGATACAAATCAGATGTCTCCAAAGCCAGGCTGACTACACTGCCTCAGTCAAGTCCACCCGAGGACTTGGGGCCATTCAAAGCTCTCTGGGTGGCTGCAGGGTCCCCCGTGGTGGCCAGTAGAGTGAGCAAGGAGAAAGAGTGgtgtgattattttaaaagcacaggTGGGAGTGTGAttggagaggtcagagggcacTCCTTCACCATACTCTAGCTTCTCTCTGGGAGTTCCACTCCAGGCTAGCCTGCTGTTGGTCTCACTGGTTGAGTCATGTGCCTCCTGTGGGGTTGGGATAGAAGGATATAGCTTGAGGACCGTAAGGAAAAGTTGGGTGTTACAGCTCCAGGGCATTGTGCTCGGGAGTTTGAAAAAGGCTGCTATGCTCAGTCGGGTTACTGCATTTCTTGTTCCTCTTTGCGCCTGCCTGCCTTGCCCAAGCCCACTCTGTCTATTCCTTACTCTGAGATGAATGATGGAGGAGGCTGAAGTTTGTGTGTCCTTTGCACCAGTATCTGCAGCTCTTCTGTTGTGCTGTGTGCTGTACATGGTGTTCACTGCACTAATAAATCTCTCACTCAACTCTAAATTCTTAGTCACCCCCCCTTATGAAGGATTCTTCCTAGCTTGGTAATGCACCTTCCACTGACCTCTGCCTTGAGAGACGTCTGTCTGGAAACTGCATACACTTCACACACTTCGAGTTCTGTGCTCTACTGCTCTCGTAAGCCTAACTGCATTCTCTTCAGAGTGTCCCTTTAGCCGGAATTCTGTTTTCCTAAATGTTCTTGCATTTGGAGGACACTACAGAAGACTTTAGCACCTCTCTCCAGCAAGTGGGGAAGCTTCTGCCCCCTAGGGGCTCCTAATATTAATGTAGGGAGGAAACCTGAAACAGCTCTCCTGCTGTTCAAACCTTGACAAGGACTTGCCTGGCTAGGGAGAGGTAAGAGCTCTAACTGCAcatgaggatgtgagttcaaattcccagcacttgCATAAAAAACTGAGCATGGTCAAGAGATAACTCCCTCATTGTGTGGGGCAGAGGTGGAAGGCTTACTGGAGCTTGCTGGTCCCTATTTGAGCTCTAAGTTCAGTGACTGACAGTGTCTCAAAGAgtgaagccaggtatggtggaacacgcctttaatcccagtgctttggAGCCAGCCGGCAGATGTCAGTGAGGGGCCTGCAAGTTTAAAGGAATATGGCATAGTAATAAAACAGGACACCCAACATCCTCTTTCAAACACCTTGAAAGCATgagtatgcacatacatgtccaACATGCTCACACATTTTTGCTGAACACTTTTGTTACTACCTTATTCCTCCTgtgagaaactgtgtgtgtgtgtgtgtgtgtgtgtgtgcgcgcgcgcatgtgtgcatgcatgtgtggcttaagatatttatgtatattaatattttgCCTATAtttctgtctgtgtaccacatgtatgtctgttgcCCACAGAGTCTAGAAAAGAGCactggatctcctagaactggagtcacagaaggttgtgagccaccatgttgagTTTGAAACTAGGTGCtatagaagaacagccagtgctcttaaccactgagccatctctccagctcccaactgTATGTTGAATTTGTTGACCTTTATTGTGCACCGAATGTAAATATAATGGAACTCTCCTGACTCTTAAGTTGAGGGAAAGGACATTCTTGTCTCTCTGAGTCTTCCCTTTCATGCACAGTCACTGATCGCACAGTGGAGCCATCTGCTGTGATGCACACTATAGTTCTGGCACTCGAGATTGTTGAGTCAGAGGCCATTTGTTTTgcgtagtgagttccagaccagtctgggCTTCGTACtgagggcagggggtgggggggggggtatgagaATGATTGGCAgtcacagtggagcactgggaAATGAGACATGAGCCTGTCAGAAATGCTGGGACCCTCCTTTCCCCTTgaatcagttttttgttttttaaattttatgtgtttaagtATTTTacctgtatatatgtttgtgtaccacatacatacatgcctggtgttgagctggtattacaggctgtggtccagcgaGTCCAACAACagctgtctaccaatggaaagtCCAGGAATCCAGCTCAGTTCATCCAtgttcagtccatgagactggatgtctcagatgGTTTTCAGTGTGGGATCCTGAAAGCATAGGCTGTAATggcagtgaaggaatgaacttgctggcaagagcaagcaggcagagagtgAGAGCTTCCTTTTTCCATATCCTTTCTATAGGCTACCTCCAGGAGATATGGCCCAAattaaaggtgggtcttcccaaatcaaatgatttaagaaaaaaaaaaatccctcacaggtgtgtctgGCCTCTTaattccagatagagtcaagttgacaaccaagactaaCCATTGTATGTCAGATCTATACACAATCATGTTttgcttaatttccaaatgaaaacaataaccagctCATTATTATGCCTAACATGATAGAATTATTTTTCATACAACACATTATAAATtctaggtctggagagatggcttagcagttaagagcactgaccgttcttccagtggtcctgagttcaattcccagcaaccacatggtgactcacagccatctataatgggatctgatgccctcttctggtgtgtctgaagagagcaatggtatactcatatacattaaataaataaataaacaaacaaataaaattctagaTAAGTGCAGTGTCCCTTGAGGGACATTTCTCATGGAAACTCAAATAGGAGAACCACTGATCTCCTCATTGGTGCTACAGTACATGATAAAGTGAGCATATGaaatgacacacctttaatcccaatacttgtaGAGGCGGGCAGAgcttttgagttcaaagccagtctggtccatgacagccagggctacacagagaaacccttgtctggagaagcacatttaaaaaaacaaatagaaaacactaATATCTGTACAAACACATTGCCTTAGTTAAGGTTACCACTGATGAAACACCATGtctaaagcaacttgggaaagaaaaggcttattttgcttatatttccatatcactgttcatcatcagtggaaatcaggacaggaacctggaggcagaggccatggcttattggcttgcttcccatgacttgctcagcctgttttcttaaagaaccctGGGGTGGCCTCACCCACAATAGGCttggtcctcccacatcaatcactaaggaaatgccctacaggctataggcccaatcttatggaggcattttctcaactgaggctccctcagCTCCAATAATGctactttgtgtcaagttgacataaaactagccagcacacatgttcttaacaaaatagaacagaaactTGTCGGTTATATTCCTCATTTCTACAACTGGTCAATGTAGCCAAAGCTAGTATTTATTACCACCTACCTTGGCTACCCATTCTGTGTTCCCTCTACCCTGAGTGAGCGCTTCAGCAAGTCTTGATTCTTTCCTGGAGAAGGGATTTGTGTTTTTGTTCCTGATGGGTCTGTGCCCTTTGTCATCAGGCCTAGATTAGGCTGTTGTACGTTTTCCATTGTCTTTAATACAGGACATGGTAGCACCAAGATATCATACCCTAAAAGATCTACTTCACTCCAGACATAATCTCTCTTCCCTCCATTGTGGAGAGGCAATCCAGTTTCTCCAGCCCTTCCAACACCCCTGAGCCTGACGGCTTAAGGGCATCAGATGCCTAAAGTGACCAGGGAGAACTCTTGAGCATCCAATTCAATGGAAATTTTGTTGTGGCTCCTGCCATCTCTAAAACCAAAACTTTAGTTCCAGTAGACCTGAAGGTCACAGGACTAGGAAACAAAACCTTTCTTGGGTCAGCAGGAGTGACGGGAACTACTCCCTTTTCCACCCCTCAATCCCTGGGCCGGCAGGAGAAACGGAACCATGGATTGGAGGCTGATTCAAAACATATTCAGCCTTCTGGAAAAGTCTGTCTCAGACTGCTGTGAACCCCTTGGCCATTCCATCGGTCTGACAAACTAGCTTGCTCGGGACCGTGGGAAACATGGTCTCAGTGGGTTCCATGATCGTGGACCCAAGGTCACACTTCTCCAGCCGTGAAGTGAGTTCCTAGGTCATAAATGAAACTGTGGGACACCATGATGTTAAATAAGACATCGTGGTAAGTCCAGGGGATGGTGGTTTAGGCAAAAGCATTATGTGCAGGAAATGCAAAGCTATAAAGAATAAGCATCTACTGCAGTAAGGACAAAGCGTCGTCCTTTCCATGGAGGAAGAGGTCCAATGTAGCCACCCTGCCACCAGGTCGCAGCCATAACCATGTCAGCTTTGGTGAGTGTCAGTGCATgtggtggagtccagacagaaccTCTGCCACCATGGCCTCCTTGTTCATATGCCCAGTGAGCAATGACAGGGATGTCTGGGAAACAGCAGACCATTCTCTACTTGATGGTTGAATGTCTTCTCTTCGAAAGTCACCTCTtcggattttttgtttttgtttgtttgagacaagtaTCTTCACGTCCTTCACCCATTTGGAGAGGATATTCCAGGCGGCAAAGGTAGACAGACACCTGCTGAAGGGGAGAGCTCCTCCTCAGGTGAGGGAAACCGTGAGAATCTGAGGCCTCAAAGTTCTCAGCCTCAGTAGGGTCCTCCCACACACCTCCATCCCAAGTTACAGGATCCCAGTCCTTAACAATTAAACTAATGCCCTTTAACTGCCAACACCCTCTGGGGCTGgggcttttattttttgtaattcaGCCAGTCTTATAATGAGTGCTTCCTTTGATTTCCTGCAACTTGAACTCCGTGGCTGCTGGAGAGATTGCCTTCCTTCCAGGGCACACTTAGAAACCTTTTAGGCTGTCTATGCACACATGGGGCGCGGTCAAGTGCATCACTAAGTTCAGTGTTGCCCTTCGCCGTATTCTGAGATGTTAGAAGTTGGTTAATTTTTTATCGCAGAGTGCCTTCTTTTCCTTTGCCAGTTTATTCAGAGATAAGAAGCAACCAACTAGAATTATTTTTTCCTCCTCACAAGTCGTCTAGAAGTTTTATATAGTCGCCAAATCCATTGTCTCTCACAATTGGTGAATCAGGATGATCAAATGCATTTGTCACCTTTGTCAAATAGTTCACACCACAGGCTTTCAGTACTCTCCTGGCTCCCAGGAGAGGCATCATCAGGTGGAGAGATTTCGGTAACTGTAGGTGTTGGCAAATTGGAAAGCCTATTCTAGATACCTAAGGAAATTCATCCTTCTATTGCCCTAGAACCGCTTCTGGTACCAAAATGTGTATTAGGGTTCTTTAGAGTAGCAGAACTAatggtgtgtgtgttatatgtgtatatatatatgtgtgtgtgtgtgtaaagaggaTGTATTAAAGaggctcagccgggcgtggtggcgcacgcctttaatcccagcactcgggaggcagaggcaggtggatttctgagttcgaggccagcctggtctacagagtgagNNNNNNNNNNNctacagagtgagttccaggacagccagggctacacagagaaaccctgtctcgaaaaaccaaaaaaaaaaaaaaaaaaaaaaaaaaaaaaaagaggctcacAGGCTATGGTCCAGCAAGTCCAGCAATGGCTGCCTATCAACAGAAGGTCCACAAATCCAGCATTTGTTTAGTTCACAGGTCTGCATGTCTCAGCCGGCCTTCTGTATAGGCTGAAATCCTGacgaagtaggctctaatgccagtgaggGGATGGGCTTGCCACTGAGAGTGAGGACTTCTTTCCTCCATGTTCTTTATCCAGGCTGTCAACAGGAAATGTGGTCCCAGAATGAGTCTCCTCTCCTCAAAAGATCCGGATCAAAGGtggctcttcccacctcaaacGAATTAAAACAGTGTGAGGGACACGTGCACACAGCTGCTTTAGTTTTAATTACAGatttggtcaagttgacaaccaagaagcGCCATCACAGCTCTCTTATAACCCATACTGACATCATTGCTGTGCCagagctgggaagatagctcagcaggtcaGTGCCCATACTGGAAGActggagtttagttcccagcacctggagTAGGCAACTGACAAACACCTGTAACAACAGCTTCAGAGGAtcttaatgccctcttctggtctttgtgggtacatacagaca harbors:
- the Rnf41 gene encoding E3 ubiquitin-protein ligase NRDP1; this translates as MGYDVTRFQGDVDEDLICPICSGVLEEPVQAPHCEHAFCNACITQWFSQQQTCPVDRSVVTVAHLRPVPRIMRNMLSKLQIACDNAVFGCSAVVRLDNLMSHLSDCEHNPKRPVTCEQGCGLEMPKDELPNHNCIKHLRSVVQQQQTRIAELEKTSAEHKHQLAEQKRDIQLLKAYMRAIRSVNPNLQNLEETIEYNEILEWVNSLQPARVTRWGGMISTPDAVLQAVIKRSLVESGCPASIVNELIENAHERSWPQGLATLETRQMNRRYYENYVAKRIPGKQAVVVMACENQHMGDDMVQEPGLVMIFAHGVEEI